From Glycine max cultivar Williams 82 chromosome 11, Glycine_max_v4.0, whole genome shotgun sequence, the proteins below share one genomic window:
- the LOC100803444 gene encoding protein kish, with translation MSALFNFHSFLTVILLGICACTYFKMQFPAILDQKTGFRGFFWKAARIGERLSPWVAAGCFMMGVSIIFF, from the exons ATG TCAGCGCTTTTCAATTTCCATTCATTTCTAACCGTGATACTTCTGGGAATATGTGCCTGCACTTATTTCAAGATGCAGTTTCCGGCTATCCTTGACCAGAAAACTGG GTTTCGTGGTTTCTTCTGGAAGGCAGCAAGAATAG GTGAACGCTTAAGCCCATGGGTAGCAGCAGGTTGCTTTATGATGGGTGTTTCAATAATCTTCTTCTAA
- the LOC100791608 gene encoding nuclear pore complex protein NUP54, which translates to MFGSAQPSSSPFGTPAFGTPSSTPAFGSSLFSTPFSSQQPQPQQQQQQQTPLFQQQQQQQTSSAFGFQNSLAFAAPQSSPFPNAQLTTQMANVAPVPFSLADRDVQTIVDAYKDDPGNPKYAFKHLLFSVTEPQFRVKPAGVSDIMWAEAIGKLQGMESPDRERLWPQLVQGFKDLSQRLKIQDEVIVSDAERLRITQSNVKMLQRHFQADTLPWIQRLKQKEQILQQHLLRVMRIVEALEEKGCRIPLTKGEAELAEKLATITRKLKGSGAELSRRVQNLLIVSRVKANSNGFGSSVYLPGSTKIHEQSLGDLQEVLQQQLEAIARLGNVLKRDIRDMEIMMTEDTKN; encoded by the exons ATGTTTGGCTCCGctcaaccttcttcttctcccttcGGCACCCCTGCATTCGGTACCCCTTCTTCTACCCCTGCCTTCGGTTCTTCCCTCTTTTCCACACCCTTCTCTTCTCAACAACCACAACcacaacaacagcagcaacaacaaacaCCTCTGTttcaacagcaacaacaacaacaaacttcTTCTGCTTTCGGCTTTCAGAATTCACTCGCATTCGCAGCACCGCAATCCTCGCCCTTCCCAAATGCTCAATTAACCACTCAGATGGCTAACGTTGCACCTGTTCCTTTCTCCCTCGCCGATCGCGATGTtcag ACTATTGTTGATGCATATAAGGATGATCCTGGGAACCCCAAGTACGCCTTTAAG CATTTGTTGTTCAGTGTAACAGAACCGCAGTTTAGAGTGAAGCCTGCTGGTGTATCAGAT ATCATGTGGGCAGAGGCAATAGGGAAGCTTCAGGGTATGGAAAGTCCTGATAGAGAACGCCTGTGGCCACAGCTTGTTCAGGGTTTTAAGGATCTTTCACAACGCCTTAAG ATACAAGATGAAGTCATCGTTTCTGATGCGGAGAGATTGCGTATAACCCAAAGCAATGTTAAAATG CTCCAAAGACATTTTCAAGCTGATACTCTTCCTTGGATTCAAAGACtgaaacaaaaagaacaaaTTCTCCAGCAACATCTTTTAAGA GTAATGAGAATAGTGGAGGCATTGGAGGAAAAAGGCTGTCGTATACCCTTAACAAAAGGGGAAGCTGAACTTGCTGAGAAATTAGCCACAATAACTAGAAAG CTGAAAGGATCTGGAGCGGAACTGTCTAGAAGAGTACAAAATCTACTAATTGTATCTCGTGTTAAAGCTAATAGCAATGGATTTGGTAGCTCCGTTTATCTTCCAGGGTCAACCAAAATTCATGAACAGAGTCTTGGTGATCTACAAGAG GTTTTACAGCAGCAGCTGGAGGCCATTGCAAGACTAGGCAATGTTCTGAAGCGAGATATACGGGATATGGAGATTATGATGACCGAGGACACGAAGAACTGA
- the LOC100802912 gene encoding F-box/kelch-repeat protein At1g67480 — translation MPGFTVGKKRFIQPNMCFTNLINQDKSTLSQNNHCLFPEALNKDYSPILPGLPDDVAEYCLALVPRSNFPAMGGVCKIWRSFIQSKEFATVRKLAGMLEEWLYFLTTDCEGKESYWEVMDCLGHKCRSLPPMPGPGKAGFQVVVLNGKLLVMAGYSVIEGTAFASAEVYQYDSCLNSWSRLSDMNVSRYDFACAEVNGLVYAVGGYGVNGDSLSSAEVYDPDTDKWALIESLRRPRWGCFACGFEGKLYVMGGRSSFTIGNSKFVDIYNPERHSWCEIKNGCVMVTAHAVLGKKLFCIEWKNQRKLAIFSPEDNSWKMVPVPLTGSSSIGFRFGILDGKLLLFPLEAETAFQTLLYDPNASLGSEWQTCDIRPSGLCLCCVTIKA, via the exons ATGCCTGGTTTTACTGTTGGAAAGAAGAGATTTATCCAGCCAAATATGTGTTTCACCAATTTGATCAATCAAGATAAATCAACTCTTTCACAAAACAATCATTGTTTATTCCCTGAGGCACTGAATAAAGATTATAGCCCCATTCTACCTGGGCTGCCTGATGATGTGGCTGAGTATTGTCTTGCACTCGTGCCTCGTTCCAACTTCCCTGCTATGGGTGGTGTTTGTAAGATATGGAGGTCGTTTATTCAAAGCAAAGAATTTGCTACTGTGCGAAAATTGGCTGGGATGCTTGAGGAATGGCTGTATTTCTTAACAACGGACTGTGAAGGAAAGGAAAGTTATTGGGAGGTTATGGATTGTCTTGGTCATAAATGCCGATCGCTTCCACCAATGCCTGGTCCAGGAAAGGCTGGGTTCCAAGTGGTGGTTCTTAATGGAAAGCTTCTTGTCATGGCTGGTTATTCAGTTATTGAAGGAACTGCCTTTGCCTCAGCAGAGGTTTACCAATATGATTCTTGCCTCAACAG CTGGAGCAGATTGTCAGACATGAATGTGTCTCGTTATGACTTCGCTTGTGCTGAAGTCAATGGTTTGGTTTATGCTGTGGGAGGCTATGGGGTGAATGGTGACAGTCTCTCCAGTGCTGAGGTGTATGATCCAGATACCGACAAGTGGGCACTGATAGAGAGCCTTCGCCGCCCAAGATGGGGTTGTTTTGCTTGTGGATTTGAGGGTAAGCTCTATGTGATGGGTGGAAGGTCAAGCTTTACTATTGGAAACTCCAAGTTTGTTGATATATATAACCCCGAGAGACATAGCTGGTGTGAGATTAAGAATGGTTGTGTTATGGTCACTGCTCATGCAGTATTAGGAAAGAAGTTGTTCTGCATAGAGTGGAAGAACCAACGGAAGCTAGCTATATTCAGTCCAGAGGACAATTCATGGAAAATGGTACCAGTTCCATTGACAGGAAGCTCAAGTATTGGTTTTCGATTTGGGATACTAGATGGTAAGTTGTTGCTATTCCCTCTGGAAGCTGAAACTGCTTTTCAGACATTGTTGTATGATCCAAATGCATCTCTGGGGTCAGAGTGGCAGACTTGTGACATAAGGCCATCTGGTTTGTGCTTATGTTGTGTAACAATCAAGGCATGA